One segment of Sinorhizobium sp. BG8 DNA contains the following:
- a CDS encoding MotB family protein: protein MSEGENHHHGKNEIIIIKRHGDHDGDHHSAAWKIAYADFMTAMMAFFLVMWLVNAANEETKASIASYFNPIKLTDDKPANKSVQKPGKDAEGENTEDKSKEQGDKKAEGNGAEMGKDQSATAGEETKYSEANYFENPYSVLSEIAQEVGQQANVSAKGDGGAADAGPATGADGGEAYRDPFDPDFWTQQVEISQATSAGSEGSPQPESTAAKSADAAEKDVADKEVAEAAAPKDGELPKEDKAASAAEVAEKAAKDKKEAKDAEELKKEIEASIGAVGKLAEGLTVTPAEGGLLVSLTDQLDTPMFNVGSALPRKEMVLAMEKIGKILAERKGAIAIRGHTDARPFKGGSYDNWRLSTARAQSAYYMLVRGGLEEARVSQVTGFADRRLKVPDNPLADQNRRIEILIQSDEG, encoded by the coding sequence ATGAGTGAAGGCGAAAATCATCATCACGGTAAGAACGAGATCATCATCATCAAGCGACATGGTGATCACGATGGCGACCATCATTCGGCTGCCTGGAAAATTGCCTATGCCGACTTCATGACCGCCATGATGGCCTTCTTCCTGGTGATGTGGCTCGTCAACGCCGCGAACGAGGAGACGAAGGCTTCAATTGCCTCCTATTTCAATCCGATCAAGCTGACCGACGACAAGCCGGCCAACAAGTCGGTGCAGAAGCCGGGCAAGGATGCCGAAGGGGAGAACACCGAGGACAAGTCCAAGGAGCAGGGCGACAAGAAGGCCGAAGGCAACGGCGCCGAAATGGGCAAGGACCAGAGCGCCACCGCCGGCGAGGAAACGAAATACTCGGAGGCTAACTACTTCGAGAACCCCTATTCCGTTCTCTCGGAGATCGCTCAGGAGGTCGGTCAGCAGGCGAATGTCAGCGCCAAGGGTGACGGCGGCGCGGCAGACGCCGGGCCGGCGACCGGTGCCGATGGAGGCGAGGCCTATCGCGATCCATTCGATCCCGACTTCTGGACGCAGCAGGTCGAGATAAGCCAGGCAACGAGCGCAGGCAGCGAAGGCTCGCCGCAGCCTGAATCCACTGCCGCGAAATCCGCCGACGCGGCCGAGAAGGACGTGGCCGACAAGGAAGTAGCCGAGGCAGCAGCGCCCAAGGACGGCGAGTTGCCGAAGGAAGACAAGGCTGCTTCTGCCGCCGAAGTGGCCGAAAAAGCCGCAAAGGACAAAAAGGAAGCGAAGGACGCCGAGGAGCTCAAGAAGGAGATCGAGGCGTCCATCGGAGCCGTCGGCAAGCTCGCGGAAGGGTTGACGGTCACGCCGGCGGAGGGCGGACTGCTCGTGAGCCTGACGGACCAGCTCGATACGCCCATGTTCAATGTTGGCTCCGCGCTCCCGCGCAAGGAGATGGTCCTCGCTATGGAGAAGATCGGCAAGATCCTCGCGGAGAGGAAGGGCGCGATCGCGATCCGGGGCCATACTGACGCACGGCCCTTCAAGGGCGGAAGCTATGACAACTGGCGTCTCTCCACGGCGCGCGCGCAAAGCGCCTACTACATGCTGGTGCGCGGTGGGCTCGAAGAAGCCCGCGTCAGCCAGGTCACCGGCTTCGCGGACCGCCGCCTGAAGGTGCCGGACAATCCGTTGGCCGACCAGAACCGGCGAATTGAAATCCTCATTCAGTCTGACGAGGGCTAA
- a CDS encoding flagellar hook-length control protein FliK, translated as MTQIDSGILALATGKPVVTKGNTDQTDGEGSTASDGKGFAETFASVSGDGERKSRGRLDLNQGETAVDTTTSGIGDKLSLSRLGLGALGTQASGSEGATEETTEQFTLGTDAEEKAGRTKVGSEFSKLIGKAQNATGATGEKSVEEDGESDATDASTSTDVDQLLTMLSGTASGEQQASLLAGAAQGVLGQATAKGGTSDRGDLSERKVSKTEQKTSATTTADVAESASDAAEQVEAEPSETDKIFRLIRADGKGREMELGISGDGETATIRDANAATTAKSDAVTVIESRRYLGLAQSSNSAAVTAAIAQDPDWAAQMTSASGLDSSATGTTVNTLKIQMSPIDLGLVTATLRLSGDELVVSLQVETGEAYRQLTDDQDQIVKALRSHGFAVDQVSIQFTPTDKGASGGQQGNSQSQPQFTGQQQQPGDGRSGQQSGSQQGSSTWNSRGGANDQGSAQAIAGTQSQQPGGVYL; from the coding sequence TTGACCCAGATTGATAGTGGGATTTTGGCGTTGGCCACCGGTAAGCCGGTGGTGACGAAAGGAAACACCGATCAGACCGACGGGGAAGGCAGCACCGCGTCCGACGGCAAGGGCTTTGCAGAAACCTTCGCGAGTGTTTCCGGCGATGGCGAGCGCAAGAGCCGCGGCAGGTTGGACCTGAATCAGGGGGAGACGGCTGTGGACACGACGACGTCAGGCATTGGCGACAAGCTTTCTCTCTCCAGATTGGGGCTCGGCGCTCTGGGAACCCAGGCCAGCGGCAGCGAGGGTGCCACGGAAGAGACCACAGAACAGTTTACGCTCGGCACTGACGCAGAAGAGAAAGCCGGCCGGACCAAGGTCGGAAGCGAGTTCTCCAAGCTGATTGGCAAGGCGCAAAACGCAACTGGTGCGACCGGCGAAAAGAGCGTCGAGGAGGACGGCGAGAGCGATGCGACAGACGCTTCCACCTCGACGGATGTCGACCAGTTGTTGACGATGCTGTCAGGAACGGCTTCGGGTGAGCAGCAGGCAAGCCTGCTCGCCGGTGCCGCCCAAGGAGTCCTCGGCCAGGCAACGGCGAAGGGAGGCACTTCGGACAGAGGTGACCTGTCCGAGCGCAAGGTGTCGAAGACGGAGCAGAAGACGAGCGCGACAACGACCGCGGATGTGGCGGAGAGTGCCTCCGATGCTGCCGAACAGGTCGAGGCAGAACCATCCGAGACGGACAAGATCTTCCGGCTGATCCGCGCGGACGGCAAGGGCCGCGAGATGGAACTCGGCATTTCGGGCGATGGCGAGACCGCGACCATCCGCGATGCCAACGCCGCGACGACCGCAAAATCCGATGCCGTTACCGTGATCGAATCCCGGCGCTACCTCGGCCTCGCGCAAAGCAGCAATTCGGCCGCAGTGACGGCAGCGATCGCGCAGGATCCCGATTGGGCAGCGCAGATGACGTCCGCCAGTGGCCTCGATTCCTCGGCGACGGGCACGACCGTCAACACGCTGAAGATCCAGATGAGCCCGATCGACCTTGGCCTCGTGACCGCGACGCTGCGCCTCTCGGGCGACGAGTTGGTGGTCTCGCTGCAGGTCGAGACCGGAGAAGCCTACCGTCAATTGACGGACGACCAGGATCAGATCGTCAAGGCCCTGCGGTCGCATGGTTTCGCCGTGGATCAGGTCAGCATTCAGTTCACGCCAACGGACAAGGGTGCGTCCGGTGGGCAGCAGGGCAACAGTCAGTCGCAACCGCAGTTCACCGGCCAGCAGCAGCAGCCGGGTGATGGCCGCAGCGGGCAGCAGAGCGGAAGCCAGCAAGGCTCGTCGACGTGGAATTCAAGGGGAGGGGCGAATGATCAGGGCTCGGCGCAGGCTATTGCTGGCACTCAGTCTCAGCAGCCTGGCGGCGTTTACCTCTAG
- a CDS encoding lytic transglycosylase domain-containing protein — MIRARRRLLLALSLSSLAAFTSSASASVGACEREIIAAARKYDIPPGILYSVGLTETGVKGSLQPYALNIEGKAFFAGSSQEALRAFQKARAGGAKLIDLGCMQINHHFHGDQFASPAEMLDPRRNVEYAAAFLSRLHARHETWTMAVARYHAGPNNDPAQKKYVCRVIANLVATGYGNWTANARKFCQ, encoded by the coding sequence ATGATCAGGGCTCGGCGCAGGCTATTGCTGGCACTCAGTCTCAGCAGCCTGGCGGCGTTTACCTCTAGCGCGAGCGCATCGGTTGGTGCGTGCGAACGCGAGATCATCGCGGCTGCCAGAAAATACGACATACCGCCCGGCATTCTCTATTCGGTCGGTCTCACGGAGACGGGCGTAAAGGGCTCCCTGCAGCCCTATGCGCTCAACATCGAAGGCAAGGCCTTCTTTGCCGGCAGCTCCCAAGAGGCACTCCGCGCGTTCCAGAAGGCGCGTGCGGGAGGTGCCAAGCTCATCGATCTGGGCTGCATGCAGATAAACCATCACTTTCACGGCGATCAATTCGCATCGCCGGCCGAAATGCTGGACCCTAGGCGAAATGTGGAGTATGCGGCTGCTTTCCTCTCAAGGCTCCATGCTCGCCATGAGACATGGACGATGGCCGTCGCACGCTATCACGCGGGACCGAACAACGATCCCGCGCAGAAGAAGTACGTCTGTCGGGTGATCGCAAATCTCGTTGCGACCGGCTATGGGAACTGGACCGCGAACGCTCGCAAGTTCTGCCAGTAA
- a CDS encoding response regulator transcription factor codes for MIVVVDERELVKDGYTSLFGREGVPSTGFDPKEFGEWVNTAADTDIDAVEAFLIGQGQQSMELPRAIRDRSQAPVIAVSDSHSLENTLALFDCGVDDVVRKPVHPREILARAAAIRRRLKALANFTDIGAIRVFSDGRDPEISGEVFPLPRRERRILEYLVANRGRRLSKTQIFNAIYGIFDEDVEENVVESHISKLRKKLRKKLGFDPIDSKRFLGYCIDWN; via the coding sequence ATGATCGTAGTGGTTGATGAGCGCGAGCTCGTTAAGGACGGCTATACTTCTCTTTTTGGGCGCGAGGGCGTGCCCTCCACCGGGTTCGATCCGAAGGAATTCGGCGAATGGGTGAATACGGCGGCTGACACCGATATCGACGCTGTGGAAGCGTTTCTGATCGGTCAGGGCCAGCAAAGCATGGAGCTTCCGCGAGCGATTCGCGATCGTTCCCAGGCGCCGGTGATCGCGGTCAGCGACAGCCATTCGCTCGAAAACACGCTTGCACTCTTCGACTGCGGTGTCGACGACGTGGTGCGCAAGCCTGTTCATCCCCGCGAGATCCTCGCACGTGCCGCGGCCATCCGCCGCCGGCTGAAGGCACTGGCCAACTTCACGGATATCGGAGCGATCCGGGTATTCTCCGACGGCCGTGATCCGGAGATCAGCGGCGAAGTGTTTCCCCTGCCGCGTCGCGAGCGACGCATCCTGGAGTACTTGGTCGCCAACCGCGGCCGGCGCCTTTCCAAGACGCAGATCTTCAACGCGATTTACGGCATCTTCGACGAGGACGTCGAAGAGAACGTCGTCGAAAGCCACATCAGCAAGCTTCGCAAGAAGCTGCGCAAGAAGCTCGGTTTCGATCCGATCGATTCCAAGCGGTTCCTCGGTTATTGCATCGATTGGAACTGA
- a CDS encoding flagellar hook protein FlgE — protein MSLYGTMRTGVSGMNAQANRLSAVADNIANANTTGYKKASTQFSSLILPSTNGAYNSGGVTTDIRYSISAQGTFTYTTSATDLAINGDGFFIVQGSDGIEYLTRAGAFTVMDDGTMQNSAGYTLMGYEYSSTEDPTIVVNGYDGLTEINLSSGSLSATGSTSGALDVNLPSSEAVGYSKSTSLVAYDSQGNTRLLEFTYTKTADNEWELDVTYDGTSVLSAPETLTFDADGVLQSPTSISTLAQTIGGAELSGLDISIAGSTQLSADFNVSNGKIDGNAASEVVGYQISSDGVVSLKYDNGELEPKYRIAMASVQSPDMLTPLAGNVYSQSNESGVIVMGYAGSNGYGSIVSGALEDSNVDIAEELTAMIESQRNYTANSKVFQTGSELMETLVNLKR, from the coding sequence ATGAGCCTTTACGGAACGATGAGAACCGGCGTGTCGGGTATGAATGCCCAGGCAAACCGACTGAGCGCGGTCGCCGACAATATCGCGAACGCGAACACGACGGGCTACAAGAAGGCCTCGACGCAGTTCTCCTCCCTGATTCTGCCTTCGACCAACGGGGCCTACAATTCCGGCGGCGTCACCACGGACATCCGCTACTCCATTTCGGCGCAGGGTACGTTCACCTACACGACCTCGGCAACCGACCTCGCGATCAACGGCGACGGCTTCTTCATCGTTCAGGGCTCTGACGGTATCGAATATCTCACCCGCGCCGGCGCCTTCACGGTGATGGACGACGGCACGATGCAGAATTCGGCCGGCTACACCCTCATGGGCTACGAGTACTCCTCGACGGAGGATCCGACCATCGTCGTCAACGGTTACGACGGACTGACCGAGATCAACCTCTCGTCCGGCTCCCTGTCGGCGACCGGCTCGACATCCGGAGCTCTCGACGTCAACCTGCCCTCCAGCGAGGCCGTCGGTTACTCCAAGTCCACATCGCTGGTTGCCTATGACAGCCAGGGCAACACCCGCCTGCTCGAATTCACCTACACCAAGACCGCGGACAACGAATGGGAACTGGACGTCACCTATGACGGCACGAGTGTTCTCTCGGCCCCGGAAACCCTGACCTTCGATGCGGATGGCGTGCTTCAGAGCCCCACCTCCATTTCCACGCTTGCCCAGACCATCGGCGGTGCGGAACTGAGTGGCCTCGACATCAGCATTGCCGGTTCGACCCAGCTTTCTGCAGACTTCAACGTTTCGAACGGCAAGATCGACGGCAACGCTGCCAGCGAAGTCGTCGGCTACCAGATCAGCAGCGACGGTGTCGTCTCGCTGAAGTACGACAACGGCGAACTGGAGCCGAAGTACCGTATCGCCATGGCATCGGTGCAGAGCCCGGACATGCTGACGCCGCTCGCAGGCAACGTCTACAGCCAGAGCAACGAGTCCGGCGTTATCGTCATGGGTTATGCTGGAAGCAACGGCTACGGCAGCATCGTCTCGGGTGCGCTCGAAGACTCCAACGTCGATATCGCCGAGGAACTGACTGCGATGATCGAGTCGCAGCGTAACTACACGGCGAACTCGAAGGTGTTCCAGACCGGTTCGGAACTCATGGAAACGCTTGTGAACCTCAAGCGGTAA
- the flgK gene encoding flagellar hook-associated protein FlgK, with amino-acid sequence MSLSAAIKTAQSSFSNTALQTAVASKNIANASNTAYARRSAILATADNGASVVETQRAQNEALQKQNLLSISKSYAQDTVLAGLEQLKTVLGGDEYELSTSTYLATLRDNLQAFADKPSEASLAETVVANAIDVANSLNSASQAVQELRTEADADIATAVNELNRLLGEFKTYNDQVKSGTAAGTDINDALDQRDDILNQISAIIGVSTVTRTNNDMVLYTSDGTVLFETYPREVSFTATATYTAGVTGNAVLIDGVAVEAGSGGNTDAQGTIAALLQIRDDIAPTFQAQLDETARGLITMFSEDVGGVATVGLFTWSGGTVETSMVSGMAGTIEVNPALITSEGGDPLLLRDGINTDFNTDDYASFSDVLNGYMTQFDASLSFDSSTALTTTNNILDFSTASVGWLEALRSAATTASDDKTALYSRTQEALSSVTAVSLDEELALLLDLEQSYKASAKLVAAVDEMMTALLEAAG; translated from the coding sequence ATGTCGCTTTCAGCAGCAATAAAGACTGCCCAGTCTAGTTTCTCGAACACCGCGCTACAGACCGCGGTCGCCTCGAAAAATATTGCCAATGCGAGCAACACCGCCTACGCCCGGCGGTCCGCGATTCTCGCGACCGCCGACAACGGCGCGTCGGTCGTGGAAACGCAGCGCGCCCAGAACGAAGCGCTCCAGAAGCAGAACCTGCTCAGCATCTCGAAGTCCTATGCTCAGGACACGGTTCTCGCCGGCCTCGAGCAGCTCAAGACAGTGCTGGGTGGCGACGAGTACGAGCTTTCGACCTCGACCTACCTCGCCACCCTGCGCGACAATCTTCAGGCATTCGCCGACAAGCCCAGCGAGGCGTCGCTTGCGGAAACGGTCGTCGCCAACGCTATCGATGTCGCGAACTCCCTGAACAGCGCAAGCCAGGCCGTGCAGGAGCTTCGCACGGAAGCCGACGCGGACATCGCGACGGCGGTCAACGAGCTCAATCGCCTGTTGGGTGAGTTCAAGACCTACAACGACCAGGTCAAGTCCGGAACGGCGGCCGGCACCGATATCAACGACGCGCTCGATCAGCGCGACGACATCCTGAATCAGATCTCCGCGATCATCGGGGTCAGCACCGTCACCCGCACCAACAACGACATGGTGCTCTACACGAGCGACGGCACCGTCCTCTTCGAGACCTATCCGCGCGAAGTGAGCTTTACCGCGACCGCGACCTACACGGCCGGAGTGACCGGCAATGCCGTGCTGATCGATGGCGTTGCCGTCGAAGCGGGCAGCGGCGGCAACACCGATGCGCAGGGCACGATCGCCGCACTGCTTCAGATCCGCGACGACATCGCACCGACGTTCCAGGCTCAGCTCGACGAGACGGCGCGCGGCCTCATCACGATGTTCTCTGAAGACGTGGGTGGGGTGGCGACAGTCGGCCTCTTCACGTGGAGCGGCGGCACTGTCGAGACTTCGATGGTCAGCGGCATGGCCGGCACCATCGAGGTAAACCCGGCGCTGATCACCTCGGAGGGTGGCGACCCGTTGCTGCTGCGCGACGGCATCAACACGGACTTCAATACGGACGACTATGCGAGCTTCTCCGATGTACTGAACGGGTACATGACGCAGTTCGACGCCTCGCTCTCGTTCGACTCTTCGACTGCCCTCACGACCACCAACAATATTCTCGATTTCTCGACGGCATCCGTCGGATGGCTCGAAGCGCTTCGTAGCGCCGCAACCACGGCAAGCGACGACAAGACGGCACTCTATTCTCGGACGCAGGAGGCGCTTTCGAGCGTGACGGCGGTCAGCCTCGACGAGGAACTGGCGCTGCTCCTCGATCTCGAACAATCCTACAAGGCATCTGCAAAACTGGTTGCCGCGGTCGACGAGATGATGACCGCACTCCTCGAAGCGGCGGGCTAA
- a CDS encoding flagellar hook-associated family protein: MKTSLVSNLTLQNAMRQTIAQAQKEMLQLEEESVTGRYADVGAVLGAKTARSLNLEMDMQRLESFVSMNALTTSKLAASQGALSQISEAANSAMETNITFDGTESQDQLDQAKESYANALSIFTSAVNTSYAGEYLFAGINTDVMPVSDYLSDPASAAKTAFDQAFVDFFGFTQTDAQTADITSDQMSDFIAELETSYMGTGWDDWSTASDQNMTSRISGSEVIQSSTNANIDGMRKFALGAVIGYELLNLNLSSATRSTVSEASLAYIGEGITGIDAARSTLGVSEARVEQANTSLETQITILTTSISDMVSVDTYEAATRINTLETQLSLAYTLTSKLQDLSLVNYL; encoded by the coding sequence ATGAAGACTTCTTTGGTATCGAACCTCACGCTCCAGAATGCGATGCGCCAGACCATTGCGCAGGCGCAGAAGGAAATGCTGCAGCTGGAGGAGGAAAGCGTCACCGGCCGCTATGCCGACGTCGGCGCGGTGCTCGGTGCGAAGACCGCGCGTTCGCTCAACCTCGAGATGGACATGCAGCGGCTCGAGTCCTTCGTGAGCATGAATGCGCTGACGACTTCGAAGCTTGCCGCCTCCCAGGGCGCACTGAGCCAAATCTCCGAGGCCGCCAATTCGGCCATGGAAACGAACATTACCTTCGATGGCACCGAGTCCCAGGATCAGCTGGACCAGGCCAAGGAGAGCTACGCGAACGCCCTCTCGATCTTCACCAGCGCGGTCAACACGTCCTACGCCGGGGAATACCTCTTCGCAGGCATCAACACCGATGTCATGCCGGTGAGCGACTATCTGAGCGATCCGGCATCCGCTGCCAAGACGGCGTTCGACCAGGCGTTTGTCGATTTCTTCGGTTTCACGCAGACCGACGCCCAGACAGCCGACATCACCTCGGACCAGATGTCCGATTTCATCGCTGAACTCGAAACGTCCTACATGGGCACTGGCTGGGACGACTGGTCCACCGCTTCCGACCAGAACATGACGAGCCGGATCAGCGGCAGCGAAGTCATCCAGAGCTCGACCAATGCCAACATCGACGGCATGAGGAAGTTCGCCCTCGGCGCCGTGATTGGCTACGAATTGCTCAATCTGAATCTCTCGAGTGCCACGCGCAGCACGGTCAGTGAAGCTTCGCTCGCCTACATCGGCGAAGGCATCACCGGTATCGATGCCGCCCGCAGTACGCTTGGCGTGTCGGAGGCGCGCGTCGAGCAGGCCAATACATCGCTGGAAACCCAGATTACCATTCTGACGACCAGCATCAGCGACATGGTCTCGGTTGATACCTACGAGGCGGCAACGCGCATCAATACGCTCGAAACCCAGCTTTCTCTCGCCTACACGCTGACGTCGAAGCTGCAGGATCTCAGCCTCGTCAACTACCTCTGA
- the flaF gene encoding flagellar biosynthesis regulator FlaF has product MYQFSYAEIMEDGVALSKDRERQVLDRSIALLIAAKNAPTFGREAIEAAYYTRRVWVRFIDDLSNPENELDKELKANLISIAIWILRETEAVRKRKSDNFQGIIDITTIIRDGLK; this is encoded by the coding sequence ATGTACCAGTTTTCCTATGCCGAAATCATGGAGGACGGCGTTGCACTTTCGAAGGACCGGGAACGACAGGTTCTCGACCGTTCGATCGCGCTGCTGATTGCGGCAAAAAATGCTCCGACCTTCGGCCGCGAGGCGATCGAGGCGGCTTACTATACCCGGCGTGTCTGGGTGCGTTTCATAGATGATCTGAGCAATCCTGAAAATGAGCTCGACAAGGAGCTCAAGGCCAATCTCATTTCGATCGCCATTTGGATCCTTCGGGAGACCGAGGCCGTCCGGAAACGCAAGTCCGACAACTTCCAGGGGATCATCGATATCACCACCATCATCAGGGATGGCCTAAAATGA
- the flbT gene encoding flagellar biosynthesis repressor FlbT yields MKSTLRISLKSGERIFVNGAVLRVDRKVAIEFLNDVTFLLENHVLQPEQATTPLRQLYFIAQMALINPEGAEQSIAMFRKSVIMLLSCFKNEEILAELKRVDALVTQGRAFEALKAIRALYPIEDRILNSHEMLPATIEQIRKEIAPW; encoded by the coding sequence ATGAAAAGTACTCTGCGTATATCACTGAAGTCGGGCGAGCGAATCTTCGTCAACGGGGCAGTTCTGAGGGTCGATCGCAAGGTTGCGATCGAGTTCTTGAACGACGTGACCTTCCTCCTCGAGAACCACGTCCTTCAGCCCGAACAGGCGACGACGCCCCTTCGGCAGCTCTACTTCATCGCACAGATGGCACTGATCAACCCCGAAGGGGCAGAACAGTCCATCGCAATGTTCCGCAAGTCGGTGATCATGCTTCTTTCCTGCTTCAAGAACGAAGAGATCCTGGCCGAGCTCAAGCGTGTGGATGCGCTTGTGACGCAGGGCCGCGCGTTCGAGGCGCTGAAGGCGATCCGTGCGCTCTATCCGATCGAGGACCGCATCCTGAACAGCCATGAAATGCTGCCGGCAACGATCGAGCAAATTCGCAAGGAGATCGCACCATGGTAA
- the flgD gene encoding flagellar hook assembly protein FlgD, giving the protein MVTSVSSTTSSTYVPTVSATESSTDSTDATLNYESFLKLLVAQLQNQDPTEPMDATEQMAQLATFSQVEQTIKTNSNLESLLQRTSIDEANSVMGKTVTSADGTISGVVEEVTLYTDGIVATLDSGDEIVIGPGVVVSDPS; this is encoded by the coding sequence ATGGTAACCTCTGTATCCAGCACGACGTCCTCGACCTATGTCCCGACGGTGTCGGCGACTGAGTCCTCGACGGACTCCACGGATGCGACGCTGAACTACGAGAGCTTCCTGAAGCTGCTCGTCGCGCAGCTCCAGAACCAGGATCCGACCGAGCCGATGGACGCCACTGAGCAGATGGCTCAGCTTGCGACCTTCTCGCAGGTGGAGCAGACGATCAAGACGAACAGCAACCTCGAAAGTCTGCTGCAGCGTACGTCGATTGACGAGGCGAATTCGGTCATGGGCAAGACCGTGACAAGCGCCGACGGAACAATCTCTGGCGTCGTCGAGGAAGTCACCCTATATACTGACGGCATCGTCGCGACGCTTGATTCGGGCGATGAAATCGTTATCGGCCCCGGTGTAGTGGTTTCCGACCCTTCATGA
- a CDS encoding flagellar biosynthetic protein FliQ, producing MNEADALDIAQAAIWTVVMASGPAVLAAMLVGVTIAFIQALTQVQEITLTFVPKILAIFVTVAISAPFIGAQISIFTNIVFSRIESGF from the coding sequence ATGAATGAAGCAGACGCCCTCGATATAGCCCAAGCTGCCATCTGGACCGTCGTCATGGCGTCCGGACCCGCGGTTCTTGCTGCAATGCTCGTGGGCGTCACGATCGCCTTCATTCAGGCGCTGACGCAGGTCCAGGAAATTACCTTGACCTTCGTCCCCAAGATCCTGGCGATCTTTGTCACCGTCGCCATTTCGGCGCCCTTCATCGGCGCGCAGATCTCCATTTTTACCAACATCGTGTTTTCGCGGATCGAATCGGGCTTCTGA